A genome region from Hypnocyclicus thermotrophus includes the following:
- a CDS encoding ribose-phosphate diphosphokinase gives MINELKDIKIFAGSTGKEFAEKMCKYLNSTLGKSSVKKFSEGNIFVQIQETVRDKDVYLVQSIGMNPNDEFTEILFWMDAFKRASAKQVTAIIPFFSYAKGDKKDEPRVSIRARVCAECIEVSGADRVVTMDLHSPQIQGFFKKPVDHLFAMSLLSEYIKTMNLNNLMIVSPDSGFAKEARMYSEYLDLPIAIADKTRRDHLENAKILDIVGNVEGKNIVITDDFTISGGTLIDLAYELKKRGAKKIYAVLSHVLLTKEGLEKIENSPIEKIISTDSVKNEYIKNNDKIKIISVAPLFAETIKRIHLRKSVSCIFEKLPYKIIKNSF, from the coding sequence TTGATTAATGAATTAAAAGATATTAAAATCTTTGCAGGTAGTACAGGAAAAGAGTTTGCAGAAAAAATGTGTAAATATTTAAATTCTACTCTAGGGAAATCAAGTGTAAAAAAATTTTCTGAAGGAAATATTTTTGTACAAATTCAAGAAACGGTAAGAGATAAAGATGTATATTTAGTTCAATCAATAGGAATGAATCCAAATGATGAATTTACAGAAATATTATTTTGGATGGATGCATTTAAAAGAGCAAGTGCAAAACAGGTAACAGCGATTATTCCATTTTTTAGTTATGCAAAAGGTGATAAAAAAGATGAGCCAAGAGTATCGATTAGAGCTAGAGTTTGTGCTGAATGTATTGAAGTATCGGGAGCAGATAGAGTAGTTACAATGGATTTACATAGCCCTCAAATACAAGGTTTTTTTAAAAAACCAGTGGATCATCTTTTCGCTATGTCATTATTATCTGAATATATTAAAACAATGAATTTAAATAATTTAATGATTGTTTCTCCAGATTCAGGATTTGCAAAAGAAGCTAGAATGTATTCTGAATATTTAGATTTGCCAATAGCAATAGCAGATAAAACAAGACGAGATCATTTAGAAAATGCAAAAATATTAGATATTGTAGGTAATGTAGAAGGGAAAAATATAGTAATTACGGATGATTTTACTATTTCAGGAGGGACTTTAATAGATTTAGCTTATGAATTAAAAAAAAGAGGTGCTAAAAAAATCTATGCAGTATTATCACATGTTTTGTTAACTAAAGAAGGATTAGAAAAAATAGAAAATAGCCCTATTGAAAAAATAATTTCAACAGATAGTGTAAAAAATGAATATATAAAAAATAATGATAAAATAAAAATTATTTCAGTTGCACCACTTTTTGCCGAGACTATAAAAAGGATACATCTTAGAAAGTCAGTAAGTTGTATATTTGAAAAATTACCTTACAAAATTATTAAAAATTCATTTTAA
- the efp gene encoding elongation factor P, protein MKTAQEFSSGNIIKMGNDVFFILKATFNKSGRNAAVMKFKLKNVITGQIKEEVVKAGDKFDDIRLDKKSMQFLYEMDGDYNFMDQETFDQIALRKEDLEDAPKYLVEEMVIDVLFYEGKPVGIELPTSVEREVTYTEPGLRGDTTGKVMKPATIETGYELQVPLFVNIGDIIKVDTRTGEYVERVTK, encoded by the coding sequence ATGAAAACAGCTCAAGAATTTTCATCTGGAAATATTATAAAAATGGGGAATGATGTATTTTTTATATTAAAAGCAACATTTAATAAATCTGGAAGAAATGCTGCAGTTATGAAATTTAAATTAAAAAATGTTATAACAGGACAAATAAAAGAAGAAGTTGTTAAAGCTGGAGATAAATTTGATGATATTAGATTAGATAAAAAATCTATGCAATTTTTATATGAAATGGATGGAGACTATAATTTTATGGATCAAGAAACATTTGATCAAATTGCATTAAGAAAAGAAGATTTAGAAGATGCTCCAAAATATTTAGTAGAAGAAATGGTAATAGATGTTCTTTTCTATGAAGGAAAACCAGTGGGAATAGAATTACCTACATCTGTAGAAAGAGAAGTAACTTATACAGAACCTGGACTTAGAGGAGATACAACAGGAAAAGTAATGAAACCAGCTACAATAGAAACAGGATATGAATTACAAGTACCTTTATTTGTAAATATTGGGGATATAATAAAAGTAGATACTAGAACGGGAGAATATGTAGAAAGAGTAACTAAATAA
- the earP gene encoding elongation factor P maturation arginine rhamnosyltransferase EarP, translated as MKSVAIFCNVIDNYGDIGFVFRLARQLHKRNDKLEIKVFLNNLKSFNKINKNISINKTQQKLGNILYIDINKVDYFEIEKSEIVIEAFGCDIDESYFENNNKTKLIINLEYLNIEEWTKDYHLMPSYSGYNNIKKYFFMPGIEEGTGGIISDFEIPIYSKKYFFNNELKLDINIENKIITIFTYEFNFDNLMKYLKKQKQNYTLLLFGEKTQKYFRGLDKKIDNIDLIFMNYLSQEDFDKVLYFSDYNLVRGEESFVRAILAGKPFLWHAYCQEELEHLNKISGFLQIISKFFPQKEFEIYKKIMYNYNLRKINNYDRNDVYFDDFFKIDRKIFLKFSNSIKKHNLIDNLMLFIEQNLK; from the coding sequence ATGAAAAGTGTAGCAATATTTTGTAATGTAATAGATAATTATGGGGATATAGGATTTGTCTTTAGATTAGCGAGACAATTGCATAAACGAAATGATAAATTAGAAATAAAAGTTTTTTTAAATAACTTAAAATCTTTTAATAAAATTAATAAGAATATTTCTATAAATAAAACACAACAAAAATTAGGAAATATTCTTTATATAGATATAAATAAGGTGGATTATTTTGAAATTGAGAAATCAGAAATAGTTATAGAAGCATTTGGTTGCGATATAGATGAAAGTTATTTTGAAAATAATAATAAAACAAAGCTGATAATAAATTTAGAATATTTAAATATAGAAGAGTGGACAAAAGATTATCATTTAATGCCGTCTTATTCGGGATATAATAATATAAAAAAATATTTTTTTATGCCTGGAATAGAAGAAGGAACAGGAGGAATTATATCTGATTTTGAAATCCCTATTTATTCAAAAAAATATTTTTTTAATAATGAATTAAAATTAGATATAAATATTGAAAATAAAATTATTACAATATTTACTTATGAATTTAATTTTGATAATTTAATGAAGTATCTAAAAAAACAAAAACAAAATTATACATTATTACTATTTGGAGAAAAAACGCAAAAATATTTTAGAGGATTAGACAAAAAAATAGATAATATTGATTTAATTTTTATGAATTATTTATCTCAAGAGGATTTTGATAAAGTTCTTTATTTTTCAGACTATAATTTAGTAAGAGGAGAAGAAAGTTTTGTAAGAGCAATTCTTGCAGGAAAACCTTTTTTGTGGCATGCATATTGTCAAGAAGAACTAGAACACTTAAATAAGATAAGCGGTTTTTTACAAATCATTTCAAAATTTTTTCCACAAAAAGAATTTGAAATATATAAAAAAATAATGTATAATTATAACTTGAGAAAAATCAATAATTATGATAGAAATGATGTATATTTTGATGATTTTTTTAAAATTGATAGAAAAATTTTTTTGAAATTTAGTAATAGTATTAAAAAACATAATTTAATAGATAATTTGATGCTCTTTATTGAGCAAAATTTAAAATAA
- a CDS encoding bacteriohemerythrin: MVLLGSIIILSILILFTKGNILLGSIFIIIQLILITFATKKLFHLQKLLENIFSKLENNDIDFTEYEDKYPSLKRLFGFFNKISQIVSIINYSSKNLKELSNHLTKETEEIIKGSNENTDNLLALENKTKDILDSVTNQYASTEEISATINNLSESFKIVAENAEQTMILSNDTAKAAKKGGKSVTKTLNEMRKIETLMQIIETKTNELASSSEKIVNIVNMINQISEQTNLLALNAAIEAARAGEAGKGFAVVAEEVRKLADDSGKATKEIEDLIKIIQNETNEVINAVQESYNEVKVGIKLSEDTIKEIDNIVEQTESTNKEVTNISNAINQQSTAIEEIQVATETVAFNGETITNISQEQTYIFEIISNKLNEFLEEISRLNEISHSLTGSINGIAILDNNNQIQDLIKWDNKYSVNNEKIDNQHKKLVTLVNTLNAAMLLGQSKSIINEIIAELADYTVTHFKDEEEYMESIGYDDLENHKKIHKTFVEQVVKVQNDIKSGKSSVSNELIDFLKKWLIEHIMKTDKKYVK, from the coding sequence ATGGTTTTATTAGGAAGTATTATTATTTTAAGTATCCTTATTTTATTTACAAAAGGGAATATTCTTTTAGGTAGTATTTTTATTATTATTCAATTAATTTTAATTACTTTTGCAACTAAAAAGTTGTTTCATTTACAAAAACTTTTAGAAAATATTTTTTCAAAACTAGAAAACAATGATATTGATTTTACTGAATATGAAGATAAATACCCTTCATTAAAAAGATTATTTGGATTTTTTAATAAAATTTCTCAGATAGTGTCTATAATCAACTATTCTTCAAAAAATTTAAAAGAACTCTCTAATCATTTAACTAAAGAAACTGAAGAAATTATTAAAGGCTCTAATGAAAACACTGATAATCTTTTAGCATTAGAGAATAAAACAAAAGATATACTCGATAGTGTAACTAATCAATACGCTTCAACAGAAGAAATATCAGCTACTATTAATAACTTATCTGAAAGTTTTAAAATAGTTGCTGAAAATGCAGAGCAAACTATGATTTTATCAAATGATACTGCAAAAGCAGCTAAAAAAGGTGGAAAAAGTGTTACAAAAACACTTAATGAAATGAGAAAAATTGAAACACTTATGCAAATAATTGAGACTAAAACCAATGAATTAGCTTCTTCTTCAGAAAAAATTGTAAATATAGTAAATATGATAAATCAAATATCTGAACAAACAAATTTACTTGCATTAAATGCAGCAATTGAAGCAGCTAGAGCTGGAGAAGCTGGTAAAGGTTTTGCAGTAGTTGCTGAAGAAGTAAGAAAACTAGCTGATGATTCTGGAAAAGCTACAAAAGAAATAGAGGATTTAATTAAAATAATACAAAATGAAACAAATGAAGTTATTAATGCTGTACAAGAAAGTTATAATGAAGTAAAAGTAGGTATAAAACTTTCTGAAGATACCATAAAAGAAATAGATAATATCGTTGAACAAACTGAAAGTACTAATAAAGAAGTTACTAATATTTCTAATGCTATTAATCAGCAATCAACAGCAATAGAAGAGATTCAAGTTGCAACTGAAACTGTAGCTTTTAACGGTGAAACAATTACAAACATCAGTCAAGAACAAACATATATTTTTGAAATTATAAGTAATAAATTAAATGAATTTTTAGAAGAAATTTCTAGACTTAATGAAATTTCTCATAGCTTAACTGGAAGTATAAATGGAATAGCTATTTTAGATAATAATAATCAAATTCAAGATTTAATTAAATGGGACAATAAATATAGTGTTAATAATGAAAAAATAGATAATCAGCATAAAAAACTTGTAACTTTAGTAAATACATTAAATGCTGCTATGCTACTTGGACAAAGTAAAAGTATAATTAATGAAATTATAGCAGAGTTAGCTGATTATACTGTTACACATTTTAAAGATGAAGAAGAATATATGGAAAGCATTGGATATGATGATTTAGAAAATCATAAAAAAATTCATAAAACATTTGTAGAACAAGTAGTTAAAGTACAAAATGATATAAAATCTGGAAAATCAAGTGTATCTAATGAACTT